The Malaclemys terrapin pileata isolate rMalTer1 chromosome 2, rMalTer1.hap1, whole genome shotgun sequence nucleotide sequence GGGTTCCTAGAAGAGATGGAGAATTTGTATCACCTCACTGTTAGGCAGTAGAGACTTAGGATTTAGAGGTGCACCAAGCACCTCACAAGAATGGGGTCTGATTTTAACGGCAACTTTTAGCTTTTTTGGAACTTTGGTAGTaacaaaaataactaaaaaagttTCAGCTCAGTTTTATTTACTCAATGCTTAGACATTTACAGAAACATTACAATATATACAGTTTCTATATACATGTATTGTGTTCAATTTTATAGAAAGAGTAGCAATACTTTAAAGTAATTTACAAACCTTTTACTGTTGCAGACTAACATTGTAATAACACTTGGGAGGCAGGATTGCCTAATGGCTAGAGAACTGGACAGTGATTCAGACATGATCATATTCCTGGCTTGAGCACTagatgactttgggcaagtcacttcactgccctgtgcctcagtttccccatctgtaaaatagggataagaaTACCGACCTTCCTTTGAAGAGTGCtgtaagaactaggtattattagATGGTCaacttcaataggatttggacTAGGCTCCTTGTGAAGCCATTAAGTATCTGGATATTAGTGAAGTTTCTCTCATCTGCTTTATGTCATACCTCTTCTCTAGCATTCTTGGGGCCACATGTGGCACTTGATTCTCAGTAAAAAGTCAGATATGCCACCTTTTACCTGCACATGGCCTCAAAAATGTTCTTTTCAATAGGGTTTTACAGTAATCAAATTGTTCCTATTGTAATGAACTGTTATGTAGAAACAAAGCTAGTACATTATGCAAATTGAGAGGACAAGGAAGTTTTACATAAGTAGCAggaagaggattttttaaataaatgcatgATAAATGGCACTGATCTTGttgccactgaggtcaatggcatAATTTCCCAAGGAGGAGAGAAATTGGTCATTTGCTTACTCATCTTTATATTAAAGATGAAACTATATTCCAGGAAACTGAACTTTCTCCAAGTtaatgaaatacatttttcctCCCCTAAAGTATAGCATGAGTTATTGGAGTTCTCAGGAACAAGTGATATGAGTTTAGAAAGACTGGATATATTACATTCATCTGATCACGGGTTAAGTTTCATATAAACTGTTCAAACATTTTAAGTTTTTGAAAAAGTAACCTAGTTTCAGTGTTTCATATTTTTACTCCATTGAACATTGGCTCTAACAGCTGGAAGAAAACGTTGTCCTGGGGACAGTTGTTATGACAGACACAGGTAGTGATCAGCATCATTGGCTTTTTGAGGACTTTGCTCTGGGGACACTGGAACTCAACCTTGATTGTCTTGGTGTTGTGTGGTGTGCAGCATCGTCCATCAGTGCAGAGCCCACAATAGCGGGGTTTATAGGTCTGTATACTAGTGCAGTTCTTGTACTCAAAGTGAACAGCTTTCAATGACTTCTTTGTTCGGACACACTTTTTCCCTTTCTAAGAAAAACATCAAGTGTCATTAAATGTGTGTCATACAGGCAGTTTAGTATACAGAAGAAAGTTAGAAACATGCAGGTTTACTGTGGGATTTGGAAACCTTGGGCTTGTTTCTCATCTCTTCACTGGTGCTACAGCAGTCAGATTCCAGTTACTTCAATGGACATATTAGCAGAGGCAGATTAGGGTTTTGtgaggccctgggccagagcaaatgGGGCCCCATCCCTACCCCTTCTGCCTGTAACCTTCCTTACCTGCTTctcctggggagtggggtcaggggcttcTCCCACTCacccagcaggagtgctgggcaggcagagcaggggtgcccatttttctacCCCCCAATTGGCCAGAATTACTATTCTCACTCATGAGATTTGACCCAGGCCCCTTAATTCATGTATTGCACAAGTCTCTGGTAAGCCACCTCTACTTATTCTGTGGTCAGGCCCACCGTTGACAATTAAATGTATCAAGAAAAATCCCAAACCCTTGCCCAAATTAAATCTTTGTGTAACACCTCTTTGAAGTCAGTAAAGTTGCACCAGGAAGTTTAGAAGCTAAAACAGTTACTAATTACAATAAATCTTATGAAACATACAGATGCCAGAACATAGTTAACGGACAGCACCTCCCTACAAATAAAACTTCTGTAATGTGTTGGAAAAAGCAAACTGTTGCTTGTTCGTGTGTCTGTTTAATGCATTTGAAATGCCAGCATTATATGGAGGAAGGAGGAATTCGGGCAACAAAGAACTCACTCTAGCAAGTGCTTGGGTTCATACCTTATCAATCAGCTGCTCGCTCTCACAAGGTCGCACCATGCAGAGTCGTGTCTGCTTCATCATCGCACACTGAGGATTCCTGTTTGTAATGCGGGTGGAAAAGCCCATTCCACAGCTTTTGGAACATGAACTCCATTCTGTTGTCTGCTCAATACAGTTGGAACTTGAGTCAGAGACATCAATTCCAAGAGTTGATTCTTTTCTATAGGctataaataaaaaacccaaatactCCATTACAATAAAAATATTGGATTCCTGTAAGAGTCCATTTGAACTCCACCTAGTTCGTTGATAGCGAACAATCCAAGACAAAAATAAATTCTCTAAACTTATGACTTTGAAATAGGACTTAGCAACTTTAAAGCGGATTACTGGAGTGCTTTTTAGTACTAGAGATTTGTTATTTAGGTGTTTGAAAGGACtcacttgacagccctggagactgaagtcctcggTTTATCAACAAAATGGGTACTGCTTAGTGCAGAAATTTATGTACGCTATCCCTTCCCATGCATCCCAACCCTAATCCAGAGGGGAGAGTCATTCAATCTCCATGCCCAGTGTGACAACTTCCCCATCACTGCTAGTTGTGATGAGGATTTTACTGCTGATTTGCAAGTCACATGTGAATGACTGTTTTACAAGAGGTTTATCTTTTGTTCTTTGTCAGATTAGTCACCAAAAATTTAGGTATGAAATATAATTTCAAGACAATCCTTACATCTTATTGAATTGTAGTAAACTGCAGTGGAAGTAAGTTAGATGATTTTATGGCTAAGGGAATAAAGCAATCTTGTCAATTATTAAAAAAGTGATGTCAAAGTACTTACAAAGACAGATTATTGTTATGACACTGTACTACCACATGTACAGCATGTGTTAAGCTGTAAAACAAATATTACCAGCTTTATGGTTACTTGGTGAAGGCTAACATTCTTTTACCCTAGAAGAGAACCAGAGTGAGTCCAAGTGACCTTGGAACACCCATTTCCTGAGCCAGTCAAGAGCTTGGCTTGATTCCCAGTGGAAACCTACTGGCTACACCATTGCAACAACTCTTGCTAGAAGCTATTCCACTATCCTCTTGCGATGTAAGGCTCCAAAAAAATGGAGATTTTCTAAGTGATATCTCCAGTtgtaaaaagggggtggggaggggggaagactaGGACCAATATTGACAATGTCCATGCGTCAACCTGTCATCAACAAAAAGCAAACGATTATGAGGAATTGTAGGATGAAGGCGGCAATATTTTGTACTTACATCCTGCGGTACCTTTCATCAGATATTTCAGAGCATGTTCTAAACTGTAACTAGAGCTCAACATTCTTGCCAGGCAAGAATCAGTAAATATGGTTTCCTTTTTCAAATGTGTGAGCTGATGTTCAGCAGTGTTAAGTGACTGGATCAAGGCCACACTGAAAAGCAAGGTGCAGTGGCCCCAACGCCTACCTTTTAGCACTATATTTGCAGGTTTACCTTACAAAGAACTGGCAAGTTTAActagttttaaaaaggaaaaaaacattcaTAATTTCGGAAAGGGTGGAGGGGAAGTTACAtggctgctgctttaaaaaaaaaaaaaaaaaaaaaatccaactggtACTTGATTTTTCTAAAAATGCTCCTCAGGTTCCCTGAGAACTGAGCTGAAGACTTCCCCAGTTTTCCTGCCAGACCAAGTGACAACAAGAGGAATGAGAAAATTTGGAATGGGACGGTTCTTTCAGACCCATTGACTGACTGTATCTACAGTAGTAGTTTCCCCTAATGTTGCCTGCTGCTGTTAACAGCTGGAGCTATGGGAGCTCAAACATATACAGGTGCTGGAAGCCAGTGCCATTTTAATTACCATGTCTATACCACCTCTTCCACCATTGTTACCACTAGCAATGGACAGAAGTTTTAGGAAGAGCATATAGTATAGATAAGGTGACTTCTGTAGTATCTGATGTTAGTCTCAGAGAAACCAGCAAGATTGCAGATCTAGGAGCAGTAGGACTCAGCGGTTGATTCTCCCCTCCCTGTCTCTGTCCCGTCCCCCTCCATGGCCTTGGGAGAAGACTGCAGAGAGAAAGCCATCCAAAGTCTCGTGCAAGTAGGAGTGGATACAGTCAAAGCAGAGACCTTTGGTCCTTGGAGAACTTTCTAGGGTTTTGACcagactttctctgccctgtgctgatagGTTGTTTGCACCAACCTTTTTCCTCCCAGTCTCTACACCTTAGCTTCACTCCACAGCTACTCCTCAtctccccccccttcctttcAGGGTATCACTTCCTagctaacccccccaccccaaaagaatCAGAACTCACATGGTATTTGCCACCATCCCACTGTACACTATGCTTGTGTTCTACTCTTTCCCCCACCTTGTTTCTGCCATGTCTATTTAGATAGCAAGCttgtcagggcagggaccatttgCTACTCTTTGCACAGTGAGGGTCCCttcttggttggcccttaggcACGACCATAATAAAATCATTTCTCAGGCCGGCCCCACCTCTGCACACACTACCAGGTGTAGTGCTTACGGGACTAGTGATTGGTCACTGCTGTTCCTGGTAGGGCCCTGGTTTTAAGAGGCTAATTACAGTTTAAAATGGCTATGCATTGGTTTCCTTTGGGGGTGGTTTTAAGTGCCTTTTGCAATTCCACTTTTAGTCCTATTTTCTGTATAGTCACGAATGTTCTATATGCATTTCTTATAGAAAAACTGGAAGTGGAGTTCTAGGTTTGATAACCAAGTGGGCATTTCCAATACACAATCATTACAGGGTTCATTTGACTGCAATAGTAAGTCTGAATAGCTCACCAGCCATAGCAAAACTGCCCAAAGTCACTTCCTCTTTAGGGTCACAAGTCCACTTCTCACAACACTCTCCTGGGACTTCAGTTTTCCTTGGGAAAGGGCAATCAGGACCAGGGAGCAGTAGGTCAAGGTTACAGCGAGGCACACAGCCAATCTGTCCATCTCTGCAGGCACACTGGTATTTACAGCTGGGCTGGAATGTCTCCCCACTCTGATAAATAACCCCATCAAACACACAGTTGTCTCCTTCAAGCACTGGTATAAGGAGGGGAAAGTGCATGAGTTACATGTAAAACTAAAACTATACACAGGTGGCATATTTGCTCCACTTCATTAAAAGAATAACAATGTTCTCTTTCATAGCAGAACGCAGAAGCTGCAGTTCGGAGGTGAAAGACTTCTCATTTACACTTTAGAGGAGCTCATTTTGTCTGCCACACCTGCTACCCCAGTACTTTGGTggtgaaatttatttatttaaaaataattttttttttttttagaaatcccTAGGTGACCCCAGGAAGAGGAAGCCCTGAGGAAGAGGTGTCCAAGCAGTGATCTAAAGTAGGTAGTGCCATAGTAGCTCATATGGTTATGAAATAGGAATGTAAATCACAGAAAGATAcatgggggtggaggaagagagaCACCTTTCCCTAGCTGAGGAGGAAGCCAACAGATTTCCTTGGTGCCTGAGCATCCCTAATGGCTTCTCCCCCTGTGACATACGGTCTCCATGTTAGGGGCAGCCACGCCCATCTCTAGGGGCCCACTGATCTGTGTGTGGGGAACAGGGAAACGTGCCTGACTCTGCCCCCAGGAGGTACCCCGGGCAAAGCCCAGCTGGGAGCGGATGTCCCTCGCCCAGCCCCGAAGCATCCCGGctgagccctgcccagcccagcctggcaccgGGAGCAGCAGCTCTGGCTGCGATGCTCTCAGGCGGGCCCCGTTGCAGCTGGCCCAAGACCCGGTCTCAGGCTCCGCAGCCGCACTTACCCAGGCAGATGCCCCGTCCGGCCCCGGCGCTGCGGTCGCAGTAGAGGCCGCTGCCCTGGTCGCAGGGCTGCCGCTCGGAGCAGCTCTCCCCGCGCTGCCGGGCGcacaccaggcagcaggcgcaGCTGTCCAGCACGGCGGGCACTCCCGGGGCGCAGCTGGGCGGCTCTGCCGGGCACGGGCGGCCGCCGCACTGCGGGGGGCACGGCGGCGGCTGGCCACTCACCTGCggggcagacagacagaccaagTCAGCGGGCACCCTGCggccccctccccgcagcgcccAGCCACGGGGCGCcgcagctccggcccggcccttGCCTTGCACAGCAGCAGAAGCAGTagcagccccaggctgggcaggCGCTGCCCCCAGTCACAGCCACGCGTCAGCCTCATCCTGCAGCGAATCCCACCCGGCTCCACTGGCCTCCCTGCGCGCAGCCCTCTAGAGCCGGTTATATAGAGCGCCTCTGAAACCCCGTCCTCCCATTGGGTAGCGCGGGGGCGGGGCGCGGCGAGGGAACCAATCCCAGGCGCAGGGGCAGGTTCtggtcccctctctctccccgcaTCGGACTCGGGCCCTAACTTCCAGCCCGTGGCGCGGCGTGGTACCGCGAGCTGAGCATGTGCGGGGACCGCggtgggagctgctgctggggtgctGGGAATGCGCTGCCTGAGCTGGACGGGTAGGGATGTGACGGAGGTTCATAAAgagggagggacggagggagAACGTGTGTGCATATGTGAGAGAGAAGTTGTTAGGAGGGCAGGGACAGGGACTTGTGCTCCTCCCTGGACACTGAGTCTGCACTCTGCCGCCTGTCTAGGGGTTAACGCTCTAGAGCGGCCAACGCCCACATACAGTAATCCAGCTCTTTAACAGAAAACCTGGAAGTAGGTGCCTGCTAGATTTAGAGAGcacctgcctcccccctcccgccaggaCTCAGCCCTTTCAGAAGTCAATCTGTTGTTTAAGGGAATAATTTCCCAGCCACCAGTTTCAGGACCATCCTCCCctttgcattgtgtgtgtgtgcacacatcacATCTGTATTTGGGTGCTGCTAGAGTTCTCAATAAGGAATAAGCAGTTTGCTAAGATTAGCCCAGAGGTTAATGGCTGGGTCCTTTGAGAGCATCAGCACTACTGTTTTCCTGAGCCTGGACTGTTTGCTGCATCAGTGCAGGAGTTAATATTAGGTGGTGTAGACAGCCCACCATGTtgctaaccccaaatgttcaaaaatcacaagtcaggcttACCAAAAATCATGATTCGCCTTAAAATCAgattatgtaaaaaataatagaTTCCgtgttttttatttgccttctcctTTTTGAGCATgagtgtgcatgggggggggggggggagggtcacattTTAAGTTTTCTCCCCAGCCACCAGAgctagaaaattactttttgtttaagaatgaaggctgaaatcatcacctatccacttgactccaggagctggggctttcagcaAAACAATTATTATGAgattcatgacaaaatcatgagagttggcaacagcaGTGCTCCTTGGATCAGTCCTGGGAAGGCCCCAGGAGATCCGTGAGAAGCCTAATGTTTATCTATTTGTCAAATGAAAGTTACTTTGTTGCTTATCTGGCCTCAGCATTTTCTGTTGGGAAGCTGGACTCCTGTCTGTTTTCTGTTCCAGCTGATACACTactcccatcaccatggtatctaagcacTTTCCCATAGTGCCTTCAGCAACATGACTAGCATGTGACACATGCTGTTCTTTCCCTCCCTGCAGGCAAACTGCagaggacttaaaaaaaaattatgaggtTAGTGAAGGGAAGAAGTGCCCCTGGGAGAAAGTGAGGGGCTTGATGCTAGTTCTTGGCTAAGAATGGGCCTTTGACCCTGCACAAGGCCTCAAAGTGCTACTCTAATAGGTGTAATAACTAGAGGGGGGAGACTTTTGAAAGTTTGGCCATTTTTTGGTGAAATTCTGTTTTTCATCCAGTTCTAAGTATTGCATGTGCTTCATCAATATAAACATTGAATGTGCATTATAGGGAGAGGGAGTGTTAGCTAGCTGGTGACTATACAGATTCCGAGTTTCAGTCAGAGTTCATTTAGCATATGCAAGCAGGTATATTTACATCAGTAGTTTATTTTAACGGAAATTCTACTCCAACTCCTTCACCCTCACATTACTTAATGAAGAGCCCCCGTGATGTCTTGAAAAGATCACAGTCCTCTCTATCCATATTGTGTGTGCATGACTGTGAGATGTGCAGAACCCTGACCATCAAACCGTGGGAATAATTTATAGACATAGCTCTTGTGCTCTGTAATGGGAAATTATTTTAGAATGTAGGGTGCCAAATTCAGGCCAAGTGTAATCAGAATTAACTATTACTAACTTATTTTATTCATCAAGAGCTGTTCTATGAATATCCACAGGTAACCGCCCCAGGTCCCAGGCAGACTCTGTTGTGCAGAAGGCCTGCATGCACAATTGTCTGAAGCACGTAATAAGTAACAGAGTCTAACCCAGACTGTTAAATaacatcatttaaaaagaaacaaaaatggaaGACACACTGGTGAAAACTGGAGGTCTTTAAGCTTAAAGAACCAACAGGGGGGTATTTAGGTGGTTAAAAGATTGCTATAGCAACCAGCCAAAATGGTGCTCAGCATCAGCACAGAAGGATGATGCTATAATTGAAATCACCAGATGTGTGTTTTGATTGGGACCATGTTGCCACATCCTTCTGGAAGTTACTTGGTAACCGCTAGGTTGCTGAATGACCCAGCTTGCAAAGGGCGCAAACCACACCATCATGGATGTCAGCCTCTCCATCTCCCACTGCTATTAAAAGCCAATTCCACCCTCACCCCTCAATACGAACATTTCATGTTACTATTTAATGCCATCCAAAGACTTAAGCAAAGGAGTTTCCCCTATAAAAGTCTATAAAACTACAGGGAAGGAGAATAAgggaaagtaaaataaaatgtttatttaaaaacttgAGAAGTTAGTGGTTTTTATGGGTGCTCAATATACattttaactattttttaaaaaagacaacagGACACAGGCCATCACAGTTTAGTGTAGCAAGCtgtaaacaaggttttaaaaCACCTTAGCTGCTATTGGTCCCCGTGCCGCTCCCCAACATATACAAAAACCTGCCTTTCCCAGATACTTATGTTTTTTGGATAGGGTTTGTATTTCATTTTCAAGGTATTACAACAGttccaaaataaaaattcttccccctcctgcaggatatgaaacaatttaaaataaagttccAGCATTGATAGACCATCTTACACTACGCTGTGCACCAGAACTCTCTCCACCAGCCATTCCAGCCC carries:
- the CCN3 gene encoding CCN family member 3, whose amino-acid sequence is MRLTRGCDWGQRLPSLGLLLLLLLCKVSGQPPPCPPQCGGRPCPAEPPSCAPGVPAVLDSCACCLVCARQRGESCSERQPCDQGSGLYCDRSAGAGRGICLVLEGDNCVFDGVIYQSGETFQPSCKYQCACRDGQIGCVPRCNLDLLLPGPDCPFPRKTEVPGECCEKWTCDPKEEVTLGSFAMAAYRKESTLGIDVSDSSSNCIEQTTEWSSCSKSCGMGFSTRITNRNPQCAMMKQTRLCMVRPCESEQLIDKKGKKCVRTKKSLKAVHFEYKNCTSIQTYKPRYCGLCTDGRCCTPHNTKTIKVEFQCPQSKVLKKPMMLITTCVCHNNCPQDNVFFQLLEPMFNGVKI